CTCATCGGGCCGAATGCTGAGTAGCGTAAGCGGCACCCCAATGTGATTGTTGAGGTTGCCTCGGGTGTATTGTACCCGATAACGCTTGCTCAATACGCTGTTAATGAGTTCTTTGGTCGTAGTCTTGCCATTGGAGCCCGTGATAGCAAGCACCGGAAGGCGAAGCTGCCGCCGGTGGTGCTGGGCCAGTTGCTGAAGCGCCTCCAGCGGGTCGGCGGCGTAGGTGTAGCGGTCAGGGTCGGTAGCGACCAAATCGGCATCATCCACGACGGCATAGCGGGCGCCTTTGGCCAAGGCCTGGGGGGCAAAATCGCGGCCTCGGAAGGTGGGGCCATTCAAGGCAAAAAACAGGGTGCCCTCCTGAGCCTGCCGCGAGTCGGTGCTGACGGCCGCGCACTGCTGAAACCGGGTGTAAAGGGCCGCTATATTTTTCATGAATGTTGGTCGAAACTTAGGGACGAAATCTGGGTTCTTACTCGTTACTTGTACTGTATGCTGCTACCTACTCGCTCCCGCTGGTTACTTGTGCTATTCTTAATGCTCCCAGCGCTCGGAGCGTGGGCCCAATCGGGGGTACCGTTTGGATTTGAGCAGCGGGCGGTGGCAAAAGTAACGCACGGCTCCCAGACGCTGGCTAACCCGTGGGTTGGGGGGCTAAATTCGCCTCAGTTCTCCGCAATCGACCTGAATAACGATGGTCAGTCGGACCTGTACATATTTGAGCGGCAAACTAATCGGTCCCTCACTTACCTTAATGTAGCGGCTCCTGGGGGTGGGCGTGCTTGGCAATACGCGCCTGAGTACGAAGCTTTATTCCCCACGGACCTGCTCAACTGGGTGCTGCTCCGCGATTACGACTGCGACAATCGGCCCGACATCTTCACCTTCGCCAACGGTGGCGACATCCGTGTATTTCGCAATGTAGCGGGCGCGTCCGGTCGGCCTTCTTTCGAGCTGGTCAGCAATCAGCTTACATTTTTCAATAACACCACCAACAACGGCAACATCGTAACGGGCAGCTCCAATCTGCCTGCTATTCAAGATGTAAACGGCGACGGACGGCTGGATATTCTCAGCTTTGACTTTGCCAGCAGCACCCGCGTAGAGCTCTATTTGAATACGGCCGCCGGCAACTGCGGCAATCTGCAGTTTCGGCAGGAAGCCGACCGGTGGGGGAATTTCTCGGTGTGCTTGCCAGGGTGCAGTACGTTTGCCTTCGGCAGCCAGACCTGCCCGGGGGCAAACCTACTCATACCACAGGCTCCAATCTGCTGACGCTGGACCTCGATGGCGACGGCGACCAGGATATTCTCACGGCCCGCGATGCTTGCCCCGAGCTAGTTAGCCTCACCAATCAGGGCACGGCCGCCGTGGCCAATATGACCAGCGCCAGTCTCAATACTAACTTTCCATCGGCCGCCGCACCGGTGCGGGTAATCAACTTTCCGGCTGGCTATTACCTGGATGTGACCTTCGACGGCCGCCCCGATTTAATTGCTGCTCCAGCCCTTTTCGATAACCACGACCAGGTGAGCACGACGCAATCGGTGCGACTGTATGAGAACGGCAGCGCCACTGCCGTGCCCAGTTTCACGCTGCGCCAACCCGATTTTTTGCAAGGTGAGATGATGGACGTAAGCGAAGCCGCGGCACCTGCTTTCGGCGACCTCAGCGGCGACGGCCTACCGGATATGGTGGTGGCCGGCACTGATCGGCGCGCTGCTGGCTACGCTGCTTATCTGCACTATTATCGCAATATAGGTACCGCTACTGAGCCTTATTTTCAGCGCGTCAGCGACGATTATCTGGCCTTGGGGGGCAAAAAGTACACGGGCATCAAGCCGGCCTTAGTCGACTTAAACCGTGATGGTGCGCTAGATATGGCCTTTTCGGCTACCACCGGAACCACCAGCCAAGTGTTATATGTGCTAAACCAAGCGGCAGCCGGGCAGCCCGCCATATTTGATGTAGCGCAAGCCACGGCCATTGCTAATCTGCCTAACCGCGCCCACGATGCGCCCTGCTTCACCGACGTAGACGGCGACGGCAACCTCGACTTGCTGATCGGTACTAACGTCAACACGGCTACTACGGGCACGGCGCGCTACGGCATTCAGTATTTCCGTCACAACGGGAGCGCGTCGCTGGCGCAGGCTTACACGCTGAGCACAGCTACTTTTGGGCAAATCCAGAGTGCCGCTGGCAACCTGCACCCCACCGTAGCAGACTTCGACGGCGACGGAAAGCCTGACTTGCTGACGGCTGATGCCAGCGGAGAGCTGCGGTTTTACGCCGATTTTCGGACCCAGCTTCTTACGCCTGCCACTCCATTTGTTGGCCGGGCTGACATTCTATACAACGGACTGCTGAATACGTATCGGCCAACCCAGTTGGGCGTGCAGCGGAGTGCGGAAGGCAAAAACCGTGTGGCGCCCGCCGCGGCTGATCTGAACGGCGACGGCGCGCCCGAGCTTCTGGTAGGAATGGAAGGTGGTGGCATAACCGCTTTTGCCGCCCGTGGCCGCGTGCTCAGCACCACCCCGGCTGCCGAGGCCGCGCTAGAACTTCGTCTGTTTCCCAATCCGGCTACCGGCACTACCAGCCTCGAAGCGGCTCAACCCGTTCGTCTGACGGTATTTGACCTCACGGGCCGCCGCATCCACACCACCGCTGAGCCTGCCCGCCGCCATACCCTCGACCTGACCAACGTAGCCGCTGGAGTGTATTTGGTGCGTGCCGAAAGCATAGATGGCGAAATGGCTGCCATCCGACGCCTTTTAGTGCGTTAATAGTCTGTTTGTTGATAAAAAAGCCCCCCACGCTAGCCTCAATGGTCGCTGGGGGGCTTTTTTTGGTCTGATATTACTTAACCGCCACTGGCTGACCGATCATGAATTCATCGGCGTCGAGCAGGGCGGGGAAACGTTCTCGAAAAGCGTCTAAATCTTTGCGGCGTAGGGTGCGGGTGATGCCCGTTTCCTGGTTGCCGACTTCTACCAGATATTCGCCGCTCATGTCAAGCAGGGCGGAGTCGCCGGCATAGGTATGGTCGTTTCCATCAGTACCAACGCGGTTTACACCCATCGTATACGCCACGTTTTCAATAGCCCGGGCCCGCAACAGCGTCATCCAGGCCATGCGCCGAACGGCCGGCCAGTTGGCTACATATAGCAGCAAATCGTAAGGGGCTGTGGCCGGGTTCCGGCTCCAGACGGGAAAGCGCAAATCGTAGCACACCAAGGGGCAAATGCGCCAGCCGCGCCACTCCTCCACTAGCAATGTATTGCCGGCTGCATACACGTTGTGCTCGCCCGCCATCCTGAACAAATGCCGCTTATCGTAGTG
The window above is part of the Hymenobacter radiodurans genome. Proteins encoded here:
- a CDS encoding FG-GAP-like repeat-containing protein, whose product is MQYVCLRQPDLPGGKPTHTTGSNLLTLDLDGDGDQDILTARDACPELVSLTNQGTAAVANMTSASLNTNFPSAAAPVRVINFPAGYYLDVTFDGRPDLIAAPALFDNHDQVSTTQSVRLYENGSATAVPSFTLRQPDFLQGEMMDVSEAAAPAFGDLSGDGLPDMVVAGTDRRAAGYAAYLHYYRNIGTATEPYFQRVSDDYLALGGKKYTGIKPALVDLNRDGALDMAFSATTGTTSQVLYVLNQAAAGQPAIFDVAQATAIANLPNRAHDAPCFTDVDGDGNLDLLIGTNVNTATTGTARYGIQYFRHNGSASLAQAYTLSTATFGQIQSAAGNLHPTVADFDGDGKPDLLTADASGELRFYADFRTQLLTPATPFVGRADILYNGLLNTYRPTQLGVQRSAEGKNRVAPAAADLNGDGAPELLVGMEGGGITAFAARGRVLSTTPAAEAALELRLFPNPATGTTSLEAAQPVRLTVFDLTGRRIHTTAEPARRHTLDLTNVAAGVYLVRAESIDGEMAAIRRLLVR
- a CDS encoding FG-GAP repeat domain-containing protein, producing MLLPTRSRWLLVLFLMLPALGAWAQSGVPFGFEQRAVAKVTHGSQTLANPWVGGLNSPQFSAIDLNNDGQSDLYIFERQTNRSLTYLNVAAPGGGRAWQYAPEYEALFPTDLLNWVLLRDYDCDNRPDIFTFANGGDIRVFRNVAGASGRPSFELVSNQLTFFNNTTNNGNIVTGSSNLPAIQDVNGDGRLDILSFDFASSTRVELYLNTAAGNCGNLQFRQEADRWGNFSVCLPGCSTFAFGSQTCPGANLLIPQAPIC
- a CDS encoding amidohydrolase, producing the protein MTDLTVSFIQASLQWHDPEANRSGLLRYIQDLPVATDLIVLPEMFTTGFSMKAAELAETMDGPSVAWLLAAAESRNAVVTGSLIIREDGQYYNRLIWARPDGTLSHYDKRHLFRMAGEHNVYAAGNTLLVEEWRGWRICPLVCYDLRFPVWSRNPATAPYDLLLYVANWPAVRRMAWMTLLRARAIENVAYTMGVNRVGTDGNDHTYAGDSALLDMSGEYLVEVGNQETGITRTLRRKDLDAFRERFPALLDADEFMIGQPVAVK